GCGATCGATACGGTAGGCGAACCGTTGCCGAGCGAAACGCTCGACTTCTGTCGTGCGGCTGACGCCGTTCTCCTCGGCGCTGTCGGTGGCCCGCGCTGGGACGCGGCCGGGGCACGCGTGCGACCCGAGCAGGGATTGTTGGCCATCCGACGCGCGCTCGGACTCTATGCCAACCTGCGACCCGTCGTGCCGTATGCGTCGCTCGCGGGAATGTCTCCGTTTCGTCCGGAGCACCTGACGAGCGTCGACATTCTCGTCGTCCGCGAGCTCACCGGCGGTATCTATTTCGGCGAGAAGCGGCTCGAGCGCACGCCCACCGGTGATGGCGAGATCGCGACTGACGTCTGCACGTATACGACTGGCGAGATCGAGCGGATCGTTCGCATCGCCGCCGAGATGGCCCGCGCGCGGCGACGACGTCTCACCTCGGTCGACAAAGCCAACGTGCTCGAGACGTCGCGTCTCTGGCGGAGGACCGTCACTCGCGTCATCGCGGACGAGTTCCCCGACGTTGCGGTCGAGCATATGCTCGTCGACACCTGCGCGATGCGTCTCGTTCAGCGCCCGTCGGACTTCGACGTCATCGTGACGGAGAACATGTTTGGCGACATCCTCACCGACGAGGCGGCGGTCCTGTCCGGATCGATCGGTCTCCTGCCATCGGCATCACTCGGCGCGCCCGACGGTAATGCTCGTCGCGCAGGGCTTTATGAACCAATACATGGCTCGGCGCCGGACATCGCGGGTCGCGGCATCGCGAACCCGATCGGGGCGATCTTGAGCGCGGCGCTGCTTCTTCGCTACTCGCTCGGCCTCGAAGAGGAGGCACGTGCAGTCGAGGCGGCGGTGCGCCTAACGGTCGAGGAAGGCGTTCTCACCCGCGACCTGACCACCGATGCCACGCGCGCCGCGACGACGCGCGCGGTGACCGAGCGGGTCGTCGCCAACGTCGTTCATCGGGCAGCGTCGGCCGGCGCTGCGCAACGCGCTCATTCAGATCGCTCCCCCACTCACGCAGTCAGCCCGGGTACGGATCAGCAGCGGGCAGGCTCGCCAGGTTTGTCACACTCGTCGTGAACAACTCGCTGAGATTCGGCGGATGATAGTCGCCTCGGCGCAAGCGTTTGAGAACTGAGACGTCAATGAGCGCGCCCGTTTGCAATGTGCGACGTCGGCCCAGGCCGATCGCTGGCCGACGGCGCTTCGTCGTCGGATTGTAGACGAGCTTCGGGACGAACTCGGCGATCCACCACGCTCCCTCGAGCGATTCGTGTTGCGGCTCGGCCCATGGCTCAGCGGGTAACGGCGATCGTCCGCGCACGTGCGCAAGGCGATCCTCGTCAACGAGCAAACCGGCAGCGCGAGCCTCGTTGAGCATCCACTCAAAGGTGACCCTCCAGAGACCGCCCTGGTCTTCGGGATATCCTCCTCCGACGTCGCTGTGGACGCCCGCAAACCAGATCTCCTTCGCATCCTGCCCGGGTTGTGGCGCGATCCGGTTCTGACGAAAGAACCAGCGCCGCTCGTCGATCGAGACCGCGTGCCGGACGACGCTGACGTTAGGCAACTTGGCCGTGAAGGGATACGCGGGTGCATTCCACACCCAACCGACCGAAGAGACCGTGTCCCAGACACCGAGAAAGTGAATCGGGAAGCGTGCGTCCTCGCGGCCAGGAATCTGCCGCGCGAACGACTGCCGGAACGAGTTCAGCACGTGCCAGTACTCGTCGGATGAGCTCTGTCGCAGTGAGCCGAACAACCGCGTCACGTAAGGCAGGAGCTGGGTGTTGCCCTTCGGCAAGAGGCCGAGGGCGTAGAGCGCGGCGGCGAGCATGCGCGCCGTGTATGCGCCGCGGCTGAATCCGAAGAGAAAAACGCGATCGCCAGGCTCCCACACCTCCATGAGATGCGCGTACGCCGTGCTGACCTTGTCTTTGATGTCCGTCGCGAAGGCGAGGGCCATCCAGCGTGACACCGTTCGACCGACGCGCGTGAGCACGCCTTGTTCGGGCAACGTGCCAACGCCTGGGTCGTAGTAGCACAGCTGCTGCGCCGGATCTCGCGCTACCAGTTCCGCGATCCGCACGACATTTGTGTTGCAGATGCCGAACTGGTTGTTCGTGCCATCGCAACAGATGATGATGTTCCTCGGCAAGAGTCGGTTACCGTTATTTGAGTATGCCATCGAGATTTACTGGATGGTACGACGTTCGCTCGTTCGTACCAAGCAGAGCGCCATGCTGTCGACGCTTATCCAGTGAATGGCCGCACCGGCTATGCCGATCCGGCCATTCCTGCATACGACTCATGGTGGGAGTAGCAGAGAGAGGTCTTTTACGGAGTTGGAGTGGGCGACGGGCTCGGCGAAGGGGAGGGCGACGGCGAAGGAGACGGCGAAGGCGTGGGATTGGTTTTGTCGTTCCGTCCGACGTTGGAGCCGCAGGAGCAGCCACTTTCGCTGACTTCGCTGACGCTGAGCGAGTACGCCCGCGACGCCAGAGCGGAGGACCGCTGCGGACCGGTTACGTTCGTGCCACTGCAGCCGCTGACGGCGAGGCCGACGACACTGAACAGCACGAGGGCGGGTGACAGGAATGGGCGTGACATGGGAAACCTCCACAAAAAGGCTGCAGGTTGAGAGTCGATCAGGAGATCGTCACCCGTCGGTAAGATGCGGTCACATCTGCGTCCGCCTTCGCCGATTGCGCGCGCGTCGAGCAACTGCAGTCAATTTGCGTTGCGATGGTGCAAAGCGCGATGACGCATGTAGCAGGTTGTTGATGATCTTTGCAACAGTCGGCGTGCAACTAATGTTACAGATCTAGCGCGAGCCGTCGCTCACCATCGCTGCGACATCGCCTCTCCGTGGCAGCGCAGCGGAGGCGAGGTTCGCAATGGCAATCGGACGCAGCGAGAGCCAGGCGTCGCCGTCGTCACGAAGCCGTCCCGGCGTACTGACCTGGGAATAGAGCGAATCAGCCCGAGTGCGCGCCCCGGCGAGCCGTAGTGCATCGGCCTGGAGGAGCGCCAGGGCGCACTCGGAGCGGCCATAGAACGATTGCGCTCGCGTCCGATCCAGTTGACGGATCGCCGAAGCGTAGTCGCCGTGTACGAACGCGTCCGCAGCATCGATAGTAATCTGTGCCAGTACGTGACTGCGCAGATTCCGCCCGGCATCCCGTTCGGCGACGATGGCGCGGAGAGTGGCGAGGCTCTCCTGATCACCGGCGGCCGCGGCCACGAATGCCGCGAGCTCCGCGAGCCGTGCCGTCGCCGGCGGCGACAGATCGGTACTGTCGAGGCGCGTGATCGCCGCGCGGAGGAGCGCGCGGCCACGTTCGGGCGATCCGTTGACTGACGAGAGCTCGTTGCGCGCCTGAAACAACTCGGCGCGAATCGCGAATTGCGCGTGTAACGTCGCTATGACCACCGCGCCGTAATTCGCCGCCTCGCGAACGCGGCCGAGCGAGAGCAGCAGCGCCTGACGCGTTGGTGCGAGCTCCATGTTGGGCCGACCGCGCACGACTGGGGGTGCGATGCTGTCGATGAGGCGTTGCAAGCCGGGCAAGTCGGCCCGCAGGAGGTACTCCGCGATGCGCACCTGCTGCTCGAGATAGGGCCACCGCGCGCCGGCGCCGCGCGCGAGCGCCAGCGCACGCGCCGTATCTCGCAGTGCCAACAGCGCGATCATGCGGTTCCGTATTTGAGGCGCGGCGGTCGAGTCGATACCCAGCGCGCTGTCGGCTGCCGCTGCCGCGTCCTCGAATGCACCGGTCGCCAAGTCCGTCCAGACCGCGCCCTCGTAGCCTAACGACTCTCGCGGATAGGCCGCGCGCAGCGCCCGCCAGTACCCGAGCGCGCTGTCGGGCCGATCGAGGACGACCTGGGCATAGCGCGCACGAACGAGAAGGCGCTCGCGCACCGGAAGCCGCGCGCTCAGACGGTACGCTCGGCCGAGGTGCTCCTCGGCACGATGCTCCTGATCGACGTACCAGAGCAGATCACCAACGAGATAATGCGCGAGCGCGAAATCACTGTCGTGCGCCACGGCCGCTTCGCCGTACGCGATCGCCGCCGGCCGGTCGAGCCGCGCGAGCGCGGCACGGGCGAGCGTGTACGCACGCAGCGCCTCGAGCGAGCTGGTGGTGATGGCCGGTAATGGCACGCCATTGTCCACGCGCGCGCGAGTCGCTCGGCCGCGAAGCTCCGATCCGATCTCGGCGAGCGCACGAACGACATCGTCGTTCGTGCGCGGCCTCGTCGAGAGCACCGCCATGGGAGTCGTCCGAGTCGGATCCAGCAAGCGCGCGACGATCTCGATGCTGCTACCGAGCGTCGCGATTCGACCGACGATCACCAACGAGGCACCATTTCGCAGTGCCACATCGTCGGCCACCGCTTCCGTGAGTGGCACCGTGGGCGGCAGCTTCATGAGACGAAGCGTGCTGGCGACGACACCGTCATCCAGCACGATTACGTCGGGCGTTCGCTCGAGCTCCGCGCGCACCACCTCGCGCGCGGCGAGCGAGAGCAGCGTATCGGGACTCGCGATCTCACCCAACACGACGAGTCGCGCTGTCGCGCGACTTTCGACGCGTAACGCGCGGAGCACCATGCCGCCGCCAAACAAAAGCAGGGAAGCGGCGACGAGCGGCAGGCTGGCACGAAGACTCCGCCGCCAGCGCCTTTCGCGGTCCGGCGGCTCGTTCGGCGGCGCGGATTCGTCTTCGACCACCGCTGGTTTCTTGGCTGCCGGGAGTGCTCTCTCAGGGTTGGCCGGGCGCGCCAGCTCCGCCGCGAGTTGCGTGACTGACGGCTCGGCGTCGACGTCCAACTCTCCGCGGACGACCTGCGCGTAGAGCTGCGCGTGATGGATTGCGGCCGGCCGATCGCCGGCACGCGCGAGCGCATTCATCGCGGCCAAGGCGTGACGCGCGCTCAGCGGATCGAGCGCCGCGACGCGGAGGCGAAGCTCGGCCGCAGCCGAGAAATCGCCGCGATTCGTCGCCGCGACCGCCAGCATTTCTACTGCGTGCACGTGTTTTGTCGCGAGCTCGCGACGACGAGCCTCCGCCCAACGCTCGAACTCGGCCGCGCCCGAAACGAAAAAACCGTCGAGAAATGGCCCGGCGTAAACGGCGACGGCGCGCTCCATCGATCCCACCTGCAACGCGTCCTCGAAGTCGCCAACGTCACTCGTTAGATCATCGTCGAACACAAGATCATCTGCTCCACCGGTGATCACCGACGCCCCGAGGTCACGGCGAAGCTCGTAAACCAATTGGGCGAGCGCATGGCGGCCGCGGTCCTGGTCGCGTTCGGGCCAGAGCAGCCCCAAGAGCCGGTCGCGACTGACGGGCTTCCGCCGCGCAGATGCGAGGAGCACGAGCAGCGCGAGACGACGGCGCTGCGTATTGCGGCCTTTCAACGGAATGCCGTCCCGCTCGAGCGTGACGGCACCGAACGTCCGGAGCCGGATCATCTTCGCCCCTGACTCCTAACTGAGACACAACTGATCGCCTGAGCACAATCATACGCGCCGTTGTCTGTCCCGCAACTCTCTCTCGGGGCGGAGCGGATGTGCCGCAGGTCGTTCAGAGCTCAGCTGGACCGTACTCAGGGACGCCTAACGTGACGGCCGTACGCTGTGCATCGCGCCGGCGCAGCTTCCCTGCGTCGAAAGACCAACGGCCTGTCGCAGTACGACGAGTGCGTCGCCTGCATCGAGACCGCCGTTGCAGTTCGCGTCGCCGGCCGGAAGCACCTGCACCAGCGTGCCGAGGACGGTTTTGCCGACATCGAGGTTCGCCAGGGCTTCGGCGACGAGGAGCGCATCGTTCGCATCGACGACGCCATCGAGATTCAGGTCACCGCGCAGCACCGCGACCGGTGCGACGACGGGCGCGACCCAGATCCCGCGGCCATACGTCGCCGCAACGAGTCGCTGGTTCATCTTATCGTAGACGAGATCGTTTACTTCCACGTTAGGCAAGCCGCCCGCAGCCGTCTGCCAGGACGTTCCAGCATCGCTGCTCAACCAGACACCGACATCCGTGCCCACCGCAATCGCGCTTGCGGAGCCCACGAAGGTGATCGCGTTCGCCGGCACATCTGGCAGCGCGCTCCCGCCGGTCCCACTGATCGCCGACCACGTCATGCCCGCATCGTGGGATTCCCACAGGTGAGGCGTGCCAAATCCGCCGACGGCCGCCACCAGATGCGCTGCATCTGCAGGATCCAGCGCGAGGCCGTTGACGAAACGATCTGGAAGTCCGGATCCGCCCGCCGCGAACGTGACGCCGCCATCGACGCTCAAGCGTACGAGTCCATCGCTCGTGCCGACATATATGGTATCCGGGTCCGTGCGCGCGATCGCGATGCGGGTGATGGCGCCCGCTCCCTTGGTGAGATCCGAGCTCGCTGACACCTGCTGCCAGGTGTACTCATCGGTCGTTCGATACAGACGCTGCGTGCCGAAGTAGAGTGTACTGGAAATGAGAGGGTGCATAACGAGCGGTGGAAGATACAGGGCACGGTCGCTCGGGTCGACACCATCGTTCACGGAACGAATGACACCGTTCCCGAAGCGAGCAATGCCCGGACCGGGAGCGAAACCATTCCATTGTGCCTCCAACCAGAGCACATCCCCTGCGGCGCTGAACGCCGTGTACCCTCCATCGCCTGACCACAGCCCGTCCCAGTTCGGCAGGCCGTTGGATTCGATGACGCCGTTGTCCTGCGTCCCACCAACCAGATATGCATTCAGATTCGGACTGATCGATACGCCGGGATAGAACATCGTGATCTCCAGTCCGGCGCTCCGACTCACCCAGCTGTCGCCGCCATCAGTCGAAATGAACACGCCTCCATCGGATGCGCCGACCAGGCGCGAGTGGTCCGTGGGATCGATCCTGACGGCGTGCCAATCGACGTGCACCTCGGCTCCGATTCGGCTGAAGCTCGCGCCGCCATCGGTCGAGCGAAACAGCCGCTCACCGCCAAGGTAGATTCGATTTGCATCCGTCGGGTCGACGGTTATCAGCAGGTCGTAGCCAGTCTGTTTTCCGATGTCGCCGCGCGGATCATCCGTGCGCAACCCCGCTGCGACGAGCTTCGTCCACTGTCCGTTTGCATCGTTCCACCTCCACAGCCCCTCGAACTCGCCGATGCTGCCGTCGTAATTGCCGACGGCGACCCACACCTGGTCGGGAGCGGCCGCCGACGTCGCCAACTGCACGCGCTCGATGCGGTCGCTCGTTAGGCCGGATGGCAGCGGGAGCAGCGTCCACGTGGCGCCCTTGTCCGCCGAGCGAAGCAACCCACCCTGTGACACGGTGCTCGTGCTCGCTCCGGCGAAGAGGATGTTGGGGTCGCGGGCGCTTGCCACGAGGCTGACTGTCCAACCGGTGTTGCTCAGTGACCAGCTCTGGCCGCTATCCGTCGAGCGAAAGATGCCGGTCGTTGTCGCCACCAACAGGACGGTGCTGCTCGTGGTGCCCGCGGTTGTGGGGTCGACGTACACGGCGCCCGTGGCGGAATAGTAGACGCCGGCATCCGGTCCGAGTTCAGCCGCCCCGAAGAGCTGCCAGCTTCTCCCGCCATCGACGGATCGCAGCATGCCGCAGCCGAACGATTCGTCATTCAACTCGCCCGTTCCCGCGTACACGATGTCGGGATTCCTGGGATCGACGGCGATGCCGCCGATGTTGAGTGAACACTGATCATCCGTGAGTGGTGCCCAGGTGCTTCCGCCGTCGCCGGTCTTCCAGACGCCACCGCCGGCAGAGCCCGCGTAGACCGTGTTGCGATTCGAGGGATCGATCGCCACGTCGGCGACGCGGCCGGCGTCGAGCTGCGGAGCGGAGAGGTAGTAGTTCGTCCGCTGGAGGATGGACCACGGTCCTTCCGAGGTCCACTGGGCGCCCGTGGCCAGCACGTCCGCCGAAATGCGCGGTGCGAGCGTCCGTGATGAGCTGCGCCGGAGTCGCATGATCTCCCGCAAGCCGCTGCTTGGGATTTGTTGATGCGGATAGGCGCGCTGCAGGCGATGATAGCGCCGGCGGGCAGCGACGTCTTCCTCGCGGCGTTGCGCCGCAACGGCGTGGCTGACGACGCCGAGCATCATCGCGAGCATGAATTGACGTGTGAGCGATCGCTGAATCTTCACTGTTATCCTCGCCGTCATCGCACCGTGAACCCGGTGCTCGCACCAGCCGATCGCAGTCGCGAGCGGAGATCCTCGTGTTGCGCGGAGTGAAGCTCACTGAACGACAGCTGCAGCCCATCGAGCGCCGCCGCGCCGCGCGCGGTGCGTACCTGCCACGACAGGCGAAAGAGATCGGCGCTCGCGAGTCCGCCGACGGCAAAGCCGGCGACGCGCACGCTTGGACCGACGGCATTGCTGACGCGCGTGGCCTTGTCGTCGAGCGGGAGCTCGCCGGCAAAGCGAAGCGCGAGCGTGTCGTAGGTCACGCGAGCCGTGTAGCTCGCGACCCGTGGGGTGCCGTTAGGCGCGCCAACCAGCCGCGCTGTGACGCTGACGACCGAACCCATGCGAGGCGCGCTGTCCGAGAGCATGAGAACCACACCGACGTCTCGTCCCGACAACGTCGATTCCGGGAGGGCGCGTCGCTCGGGCTCGAGGCAGGACAGAGCGAGAACGGCCAAGAGTACGGCGCCCAGTCGCATCGGCCGCGCGAGGCGGTGACGAGGCATCATTTGATGACCAGTGGATAATGAGTGGATGTCGTTTGCGAGAGGAGCGACGATTCATCGAGCGCGACGACGTCGAGAGGGACAACGAACAACCCACCGGCGCCGCCAGCCGGGCCGAGGTCGGTGCGCGCGACGAGACGGAATGTGATGAGCTCCTCGCTCCCGCTCAGGCCATTGGCGTATGCGGCCGTGAGCCTAACGATTGAGCTCGTGTAGACCTCCGCGCCGCTGGCCGTGACGCCGGACCCCACGGAGATGGCATCGAGGAAGGTCGCAACACCCGTGGATTTCGGGGTCAGGTCGCCCGACCAGCTGACGAGAATGCTCGCCGCGCCCACGGTCGAAGTGCGGCTGTCCATCACCACGGTGACGGAGATGGTATCGCCCGCATGCCAGTTGGTGCGCGACAGGGTAGTGTAGAGCACCGGCCCGTTAGGCTTCGTGACTTGCACCCAGATCGAATCGGCGACGCCCGCAGTGGCGGTCGCGACGACCCAGGCCGCGCCCTCCGCGACGCCGGTGACCGTTCCGTGTGCGTCGACGCTCGCTACACTTGGCGCACGGGTCGCGTACGTAATCGCCACGCCACTCAGCGCCGCGCCCGTGCTGTCTCGCACCGCCGTTGTCGGAGCGACTGTCGCGTTAGGCGAGAGGAGATAGACCTTTCCCGCCGGCGACTCGTAGGAGATTGACGCTGGAATGGCGAGCGGCGGAGCCACGTTCAGCGCCGCCGACGTCGCCGCGGCGACGGCCGTCGCCGTGAACGTCAACGTCACCGGGCCCGATCCCGTGAGGCTCAGGTCGACGAAAGTCGCGACGCCCGCAACCGCGGTCACTGAGAGCGATCCGGAAAGACTCGCACTGCCGCTGCTCACGGCAGCAGTCACACTTGTCGTCGACGACGTGACGAGGTTGCCCGCCTGGTCTCTCACCTCGACCACGGGTTGTGTCGTGAGAGCTGCTTTCGACACCGCGCCGGCGGGCTGCGTTCGGATCGCGAGCTGCGTCGCCGCGCCGGGCGTCACGGTGACCGTAACGGAAGAGGAGGAAACGCTACCGGCGGATGCGGCAATCCCGGACGTTCCAGTCCGCGCACCAGTGACCCTTCCCGATTGCTCGATGATTCCGACGGTCGGATCCGACGACATCCACGTCACGGTCAGCCCAGGAATCGAGTTTCCGTCGCGGTTGCGGACGTCTGCCGAAAACGACACCGAGCTCCCCGAGGCGATGGTTTGCGACGTGGACGGTGTGATGACGACCGTCGCCGGTGTCGTGTCGGGCGCGGTGCCGTGATCGCCCCCCGAGCCTCCACAACCTCCAACCGCCAGCAGTCCAATGGCGAACAGGCCAATGGGACAACGCGCGCGTGCTGACTGCCTTCGCATGCGCATCTCCACTCGTGTGATCCAACGCGCAGCTCGCCACGAGCGACCCGCGGCCGAGCTGAATCCTGCGACACGAGCATAGGCATCCGGAGTCAGCCGCCGATCAGATCACGATCAGTTGGCGCGTATTAATGAGCGTCATCGTGGCCAGCACTCGGACTCGCGCACCGCGAGGCGGTGTCGCCGAACGACTGTCGGAGCCTCCACTGACGCTCAACTGATTGCCATCTGATCTGCTCGCGCGATGATGTGTGTTGCGTGATGCGCCCGATTAGCACCCTGACCCGCATCGCTACCGCACATACCCATGGCCACTTCCACTAGACGTCAACGATGGCTACGCCTCCCTATGGTTGTGGTGGCACTCGTCGTCGCCGCCAGGCGTCTCACGCGTGCCCAAGGAGGAAATTCCCAATCGGGCAGTAATCCCCCGAACATGGGCTTTTATCACGGCGGCTGGTGTTCGCGAACGGCGGCCGACATCCGCAGTCAATACGACGCGGCTATGCGCGAATACGCCGCCGCGGAAGAGAGGCACGCCGCCGCCGTGAGAGCGAGCGCGGATGCTGCGGCACACCACGATATCGAAAAGGCCGACCAGGCAACGGCAGCGGCGGACGCGGCGCAGGATGAGATGGACGAGCTCCGCAGCCTCATCGCGCAACTGCGACGCGAATGGAGCAACATTCGGGGGTCGTGCGGCCTTCCCAGCGACATCGGCAATCAGGATCCGGGTGCGAGTCCCGCACAGTCCTCGGGCTCGAGTCCGAGCGGCGGCTCCGGAGGAGGCGGCCGTGGGGCATCGGGCGGTGGAGGTGGTGGCGCGGGTAGCGGCTCGTCCGGCAGCAACACCGGATCGGCCGGGGGCGGGAACACTGGCGAGACTTCCGGGACGCTGGAGTACGAGTGGCTCGTCATTCCGCCGCCTAACGGCGCCGCGAACCGCCGCCAAGGATTCGGCGTGCTCCTCGGCCGCCACATCGCCGCACGAAAGAGCCTTCGACTCGCGCTCGACAGCATCGATCATCCCGCGCTCTTGCGCGACAGCGTCGGCGTCGTGAGTTCGCGAACGCTGCAACCCAACCCGGCGCCGGCCGACGCGTCACCCATTCTTCGCACAGGGCTCGAGGCCGTCGGTTTCCTCGAGCGTGAAGTCGCAGATCTGCAGGACTACCGAGTGGACTATGGCCGCTACCTTGGCGCGCTCGACGCGCGCAACACGGCGGCGGCCACGGACCAAGCCAACGCGACGATCGAGTTGATGAAGGACGCGATCAATTCCGCCAACGAGTCCACCGCCCGATTCTCGCTAACGGCAAAGGCGCTCGAGGCGGTGCTGGCGCCGGAGGCGTCCTTGCCGAGTGGAGCTCGCAAGCACTTTCGCCCTTCTATCGCGCCCAGTCTGGAGCAGGAGCTGGAAAGCGCCGGTCTGACGTCGAGCGACGTCGCTCACGTCATCGATGACATGAAGAGCACCAGGCCGGACCAGATCGATGCCAGTCTCGGTCGCTCAGCTCGACAGATCGCCGCGGATTTTCTCGTCGCGAACGCTCTGTCTGCGTCAGGCAAGTGGCCCCGGCCACCCGAGCTGCCCGAGCTCGATGGCGCGTATGCCATGGCGATGGCCGCCGTGGCGCGGCGCGTTCCCGACCACACTGAAGCGGCCGCGACACAGGCCGGAACGTCCGCGGGTGGAGTGTCATCCCATTCGAGCGGCGCGGCGTGGATCGTGGGAGGAGCTGCGGCTCTCCTACTCATCGGCGGTGGAGGATTCTCCTGGGCACGCGCTCGTCGGCGGAGCTCATGATGCCCGGGTTCCCTGAGCGTCGCGCAAACTCGAGCACGAAGGAGGACGCATGATCTTCTTCTCTCATATCTGGGATGGCGTGCTGAAACTCGCCTCGCTCTTCGCCGTGGTAATGCTGCTCATGACGCTGCACATTGAAGACCGCCTCGAGAGCATGGGCGTCTCCTCGAGCACGGCGACCTTCGTTGTGGTCGTGTTACTGATGGCGATCTGGATTCCGCTCTATCGACAGGGTTTGTCGACGCTCGCCGCATGGCTGTATGCAAACGTGAATCTTGGCGCGAGAGTCTCGTTCTCGGAGGCGCGGCAGCTCGCGAGAATCTTTCAGCTCGATCTCTCTCTGAAGTGGGTTCCGCTCAAAGAAGTGCGTCGGCTGCCGAGGCCGCAGCGGCGAGACGCCCTTCTCTCGGCGCTCACCGGCTTGATGCCGCATCGCAAGGCAATGCTGATCTGAACCGCCCTGTCCGAGTCGGGCACGACTAGTCGATTCGTTTCGCGTGGGCGCTCTCGCCGCCCTGGTGCACGATCAGCTCTATCGCCTTGCCGCGGCCATCCGTCACGAACGACACCCGCGCGTCGAACGCTTTCACAAAGAAATCGTGGTCGCCCTCCGGCAGGATCTCGAACGGCGGCTGACCGGCGACCTGCGTGAGGAAACGCTCATTCTCGCGCGTGACGGTCATGACTGCGCCGCCCGGCAGCTGGTAGCGACCGACGTACGCGTCAAAGATCTTCGGATCGATCGCCACTGCCCGATGCTCCTTCGAGGATTCAACCAGCCGTGAGAGAATGTCAACGGCGAGTCGGTCGCCGTTCACCTTCCCGCCCGTCACGTTCCTGAACAGCACGACGCCGACTTCCGCCGGCCGGCTGAAGTACATCGATGCGCCGTAGCCGGCCACGCCGCCGTTATGGCCGGTGAAGGCGAAGGCCTGGCGACGCATGGCCATGAACCCGAGTCCGTAGCCCGATCCCAACTCCGACGACGACGCCACCACGCCGCCGAACGCCGAGTCGAGGCGGGCTGACGGTAGCACGCTCGCGGGGCCGTGACCGAGCTCGAACTCCACGAATCGACTCAGGTCGTCGACCGTAGTGAAGATGGCGCCGTTAGGCACCTTGTATCCGCGCCCCTCGCGTCCCTCCTTCGCCGCCGTCAGGCTGTCGATCGCGCCGCCGCGGCTCACGTCATAGCCTGTCGCAACGTCGGCGGCGATGCTCGGATCGATCTCGAAGCGCGTACGCGTCATCCCGAGCGGCTCGAGTACGTGCGTCCGCTCCCACGTGGTATACGGCACGCCGGCGGCGCGGCCCAGCGCGGCGCCGAGAATGGCGTAGCCAATGTTCGAATAGAGGAAGCGC
The Gemmatimonadaceae bacterium DNA segment above includes these coding regions:
- the leuB gene encoding 3-isopropylmalate dehydrogenase; the protein is MSAARESITATIVTLPGDGVGPEVVAAAQMVLDAVASCYTHTFIVREALIGGVAIDTVGEPLPSETLDFCRAADAVLLGAVGGPRWDAAGARVRPEQGLLAIRRALGLYANLRPVVPYASLAGMSPFRPEHLTSVDILVVRELTGGIYFGEKRLERTPTGDGEIATDVCTYTTGEIERIVRIAAEMARARRRRLTSVDKANVLETSRLWRRTVTRVIADEFPDVAVEHMLVDTCAMRLVQRPSDFDVIVTENMFGDILTDEAAVLSGSIGLLPSASLGAPDGNARRAGLYEPIHGSAPDIAGRGIANPIGAILSAALLLRYSLGLEEEARAVEAAVRLTVEEGVLTRDLTTDATRAATTRAVTERVVANVVHRAASAGAAQRAHSDRSPTHAVSPGTDQQRAGSPGLSHSS
- a CDS encoding DUF2235 domain-containing protein translates to MAYSNNGNRLLPRNIIICCDGTNNQFGICNTNVVRIAELVARDPAQQLCYYDPGVGTLPEQGVLTRVGRTVSRWMALAFATDIKDKVSTAYAHLMEVWEPGDRVFLFGFSRGAYTARMLAAALYALGLLPKGNTQLLPYVTRLFGSLRQSSSDEYWHVLNSFRQSFARQIPGREDARFPIHFLGVWDTVSSVGWVWNAPAYPFTAKLPNVSVVRHAVSIDERRWFFRQNRIAPQPGQDAKEIWFAGVHSDVGGGYPEDQGGLWRVTFEWMLNEARAAGLLVDEDRLAHVRGRSPLPAEPWAEPQHESLEGAWWIAEFVPKLVYNPTTKRRRPAIGLGRRRTLQTGALIDVSVLKRLRRGDYHPPNLSELFTTSVTNLASLPAADPYPG
- a CDS encoding BTAD domain-containing putative transcriptional regulator — protein: MIRLRTFGAVTLERDGIPLKGRNTQRRRLALLVLLASARRKPVSRDRLLGLLWPERDQDRGRHALAQLVYELRRDLGASVITGGADDLVFDDDLTSDVGDFEDALQVGSMERAVAVYAGPFLDGFFVSGAAEFERWAEARRRELATKHVHAVEMLAVAATNRGDFSAAAELRLRVAALDPLSARHALAAMNALARAGDRPAAIHHAQLYAQVVRGELDVDAEPSVTQLAAELARPANPERALPAAKKPAVVEDESAPPNEPPDRERRWRRSLRASLPLVAASLLLFGGGMVLRALRVESRATARLVVLGEIASPDTLLSLAAREVVRAELERTPDVIVLDDGVVASTLRLMKLPPTVPLTEAVADDVALRNGASLVIVGRIATLGSSIEIVARLLDPTRTTPMAVLSTRPRTNDDVVRALAEIGSELRGRATRARVDNGVPLPAITTSSLEALRAYTLARAALARLDRPAAIAYGEAAVAHDSDFALAHYLVGDLLWYVDQEHRAEEHLGRAYRLSARLPVRERLLVRARYAQVVLDRPDSALGYWRALRAAYPRESLGYEGAVWTDLATGAFEDAAAAADSALGIDSTAAPQIRNRMIALLALRDTARALALARGAGARWPYLEQQVRIAEYLLRADLPGLQRLIDSIAPPVVRGRPNMELAPTRQALLLSLGRVREAANYGAVVIATLHAQFAIRAELFQARNELSSVNGSPERGRALLRAAITRLDSTDLSPPATARLAELAAFVAAAAGDQESLATLRAIVAERDAGRNLRSHVLAQITIDAADAFVHGDYASAIRQLDRTRAQSFYGRSECALALLQADALRLAGARTRADSLYSQVSTPGRLRDDGDAWLSLRPIAIANLASAALPRRGDVAAMVSDGSR
- a CDS encoding Ig-like domain-containing protein — its product is MRRQSARARCPIGLFAIGLLAVGGCGGSGGDHGTAPDTTPATVVITPSTSQTIASGSSVSFSADVRNRDGNSIPGLTVTWMSSDPTVGIIEQSGRVTGARTGTSGIAASAGSVSSSSVTVTVTPGAATQLAIRTQPAGAVSKAALTTQPVVEVRDQAGNLVTSSTTSVTAAVSSGSASLSGSLSVTAVAGVATFVDLSLTGSGPVTLTFTATAVAAATSAALNVAPPLAIPASISYESPAGKVYLLSPNATVAPTTAVRDSTGAALSGVAITYATRAPSVASVDAHGTVTGVAEGAAWVVATATAGVADSIWVQVTKPNGPVLYTTLSRTNWHAGDTISVTVVMDSRTSTVGAASILVSWSGDLTPKSTGVATFLDAISVGSGVTASGAEVYTSSIVRLTAAYANGLSGSEELITFRLVARTDLGPAGGAGGLFVVPLDVVALDESSLLSQTTSTHYPLVIK